One window of the Natrinema sp. CBA1119 genome contains the following:
- a CDS encoding TIGR00725 family protein → MRVSVIGGGTITDEQAARAEAVGHELAARGHTVVCGGRDGTMEAVCRGAKAADGTTIGILPGECRGHANDYVDHPIATGLGHARNALVPLNGDAVIALAGGVGTLSEIGFAGIYDRPVIGLETHDVSDFGMAFETVESPEAAVDSVESALER, encoded by the coding sequence ATGCGCGTCAGCGTCATCGGCGGCGGAACGATCACGGACGAACAGGCGGCTCGGGCGGAAGCGGTCGGACACGAACTCGCTGCCCGCGGCCATACGGTGGTCTGTGGCGGCCGCGACGGCACGATGGAAGCGGTCTGTCGCGGCGCGAAAGCCGCGGACGGCACGACGATCGGGATCCTTCCCGGCGAGTGTCGCGGCCACGCCAATGATTACGTCGATCACCCAATTGCCACCGGGCTCGGCCATGCCAGAAACGCCCTCGTCCCGCTGAACGGCGACGCAGTAATCGCGCTCGCTGGCGGCGTCGGCACACTTTCGGAGATCGGCTTCGCCGGCATCTACGACCGCCCCGTTATCGGCCTCGAGACGCACGACGTCTCGGATTTCGGGATGGCTTTCGAGACGGTCGAGTCGCCGGAAGCGGCCGTCGATTCGGTCGAATCGGCCCTC
- the mdh gene encoding malate dehydrogenase: protein MTKVSVVGAAGTVGAAAGYNIALRDVADELVFVDIPDKEDDTIGQAADANHGAAYDSNTTIRQGDYEDTAGSDVVVITAGIPRQPGQTRIDLAGDNAPIMEDIGSSLAEHNDDFITVTTSNPVDLLNRHLYETGERAREKVIGFGGRLDSARFRYVISQRFDAPVQNVEATILGEHGDAQVPVFSKVRVDGRDPEFDEDEKAELLEELQASAMNVIEKKGATEWGPATGVGHMVEAILRDTGEVLPGSVALEGEYGHEDTAFGVPVKLGSDGVEEIIEWDLTEYERNQLGEAAEKLSEQYDEIS, encoded by the coding sequence ATGACGAAAGTTAGCGTGGTCGGCGCGGCCGGGACGGTCGGGGCCGCCGCAGGCTACAACATCGCGCTTCGGGACGTTGCGGACGAGCTCGTCTTCGTCGACATTCCGGACAAGGAAGACGACACGATCGGACAGGCCGCGGACGCCAATCACGGCGCGGCCTACGACTCGAACACGACGATCCGACAGGGCGACTACGAGGACACCGCCGGCTCGGACGTCGTCGTCATCACGGCGGGCATTCCGCGACAGCCGGGACAGACGCGGATCGACCTCGCGGGCGACAACGCGCCCATCATGGAGGATATCGGCTCCTCGCTGGCCGAACACAACGACGACTTCATCACCGTCACCACGTCGAACCCGGTCGACCTGCTCAATCGGCACCTCTACGAGACGGGCGAGCGCGCCCGCGAGAAGGTGATCGGCTTCGGCGGTCGGCTCGACTCCGCCCGCTTCCGCTACGTAATCTCCCAGCGCTTCGATGCGCCCGTCCAGAACGTCGAAGCGACGATCCTCGGCGAGCACGGCGACGCGCAGGTCCCCGTCTTCTCGAAGGTCCGCGTCGACGGCCGGGACCCCGAGTTCGACGAGGACGAGAAGGCGGAACTGCTCGAGGAGCTCCAGGCCTCGGCGATGAACGTCATCGAGAAGAAGGGCGCGACCGAGTGGGGCCCGGCGACCGGCGTCGGCCACATGGTCGAGGCCATCCTGCGCGACACCGGCGAGGTGCTCCCCGGCAGCGTCGCGCTCGAGGGCGAGTACGGCCACGAGGACACCGCCTTCGGCGTCCCCGTCAAGCTCGGCTCCGACGGCGTCGAGGAGATCATCGAGTGGGACCTCACCGAGTACGAGCGCAACCAGCTCGGCGAGGCCGCCGAGAAGCTGTCGGAGCAGTACGACGAGATCTCGTAA
- a CDS encoding ferredoxin, which yields MKVEFDEDTCIGMFQCVAEWDAFEEDKSRGKATLTDSEEVEDGTFVREVPDDAELDAKFAARSCPVDAITIYDDDGEQLIP from the coding sequence ATGAAGGTCGAGTTCGACGAGGACACCTGTATCGGGATGTTCCAGTGCGTTGCCGAGTGGGACGCCTTCGAGGAGGACAAATCGAGGGGGAAGGCGACCCTCACGGACAGCGAGGAGGTCGAGGACGGGACCTTCGTCCGCGAAGTCCCCGACGACGCCGAACTCGACGCGAAGTTCGCCGCCCGGTCCTGCCCCGTCGACGCGATCACGATCTACGACGACGACGGCGAGCAGCTAATTCCCTGA
- a CDS encoding class I SAM-dependent methyltransferase, which translates to MSQDRTGSSAAEERRQSGADPLGRAMLAHHRDTPGQLTYRDGTERRDGNVAEFYFSSPESWDRETIDGLERVADAEPVLDVGCGAGNHLLWWADRGVDAVGVDASPNAVLAARERCEVRRTSRRSGEAAERGLEDVLVGDMFDLPVPTDAFGAVHVVGTQLGLGRSLVGVRELLVEFTRVTDDGGVAVVDNYDPTRLDEDFFGYRPDPREGIAHRCFHLEFERETDDGEPRREIGRTLQFLLCSPARLREAVIETPWDVCGVSRGDEAAHYRAVLEKTG; encoded by the coding sequence ATGAGCCAGGACCGGACCGGCTCGTCGGCAGCCGAGGAACGACGGCAGAGTGGGGCGGATCCGCTCGGCCGAGCAATGCTCGCTCACCACCGCGATACCCCGGGACAGCTGACCTATCGCGATGGGACGGAGCGACGGGACGGGAACGTCGCCGAGTTCTACTTCTCGAGCCCCGAGTCGTGGGATCGGGAAACGATCGACGGGCTCGAGCGCGTCGCCGACGCCGAGCCGGTCCTCGACGTGGGGTGTGGCGCAGGGAACCACCTCCTGTGGTGGGCCGATCGGGGCGTCGATGCGGTCGGCGTTGACGCGAGTCCAAATGCGGTCTTGGCCGCCCGCGAGCGGTGCGAGGTCCGTAGGACCTCGAGGCGGAGCGGCGAAGCCGCGGAGCGCGGCCTCGAGGACGTTCTCGTCGGCGACATGTTCGATCTGCCGGTGCCGACGGACGCGTTCGGGGCCGTCCACGTCGTCGGCACGCAGCTCGGCCTCGGCCGCTCGCTGGTCGGCGTCCGCGAACTGCTCGTCGAGTTCACCCGCGTCACCGACGACGGCGGAGTCGCGGTCGTCGATAACTACGATCCGACGCGACTGGACGAGGACTTCTTCGGCTACCGACCCGACCCTCGCGAGGGCATCGCTCACCGGTGTTTCCACCTCGAGTTCGAACGCGAGACGGACGACGGCGAGCCGCGCCGGGAGATCGGGCGGACGCTCCAGTTCCTGCTGTGCTCGCCCGCTCGGCTTCGAGAGGCGGTGATCGAAACGCCGTGGGACGTTTGCGGCGTGTCTCGGGGCGACGAGGCGGCTCACTACAGAGCGGTGCTCGAAAAGACCGGCTGA
- a CDS encoding inorganic phosphate transporter yields MVALSGAVLVGTAIVTCLFMAWVLGANSNSPPFAPAIGANAISTMRAAFVIGLLAAAGALMQGGSISETVGGELIDGVTITPLAATAGLLTAASFMAIGIYTRYPIPAAFATTGAMVGVGLSLGGDPAMATYRRLGIFWALVPIMSGGLAYATATVLRRDDVPETVGVPLLAGIVGAIVANVRLGVIPDPTADQGTLASFVARQFGGGPTLAAGIDLGTVLITIGVGALAFYWVRERVRVSVENGIRSFLLVLGGIVAFSSGGSQVGLATGPLENLFRAELGLPGSLLLAIGAVGILAGAWMGAPRLLQATSREYAQLGVRRSIAALVPGFIIAQLAIALGIPISLNNIILSGVIGGGLAGGSAGVSRRKIGITITFWLVTLGSSVVVGYGLYQLFAWVIGS; encoded by the coding sequence ATGGTCGCACTGTCCGGTGCTGTCCTCGTCGGGACCGCGATCGTCACTTGTCTGTTCATGGCGTGGGTGCTGGGAGCCAACAGTAACTCGCCGCCGTTCGCACCCGCAATCGGCGCGAACGCCATCTCGACGATGCGGGCGGCGTTCGTCATCGGACTGCTCGCGGCCGCGGGGGCGCTCATGCAGGGTGGCAGCATCTCCGAGACCGTCGGTGGGGAGCTGATCGATGGCGTCACGATCACGCCGCTTGCGGCCACCGCAGGCCTGCTGACGGCGGCGTCGTTCATGGCGATCGGGATCTACACGCGGTATCCGATCCCCGCGGCGTTCGCGACGACGGGCGCGATGGTCGGCGTCGGCCTCTCGCTTGGCGGCGACCCGGCGATGGCCACCTACCGACGACTCGGGATCTTCTGGGCGCTGGTGCCGATCATGTCCGGCGGGCTGGCGTACGCGACGGCGACGGTCCTGCGGCGCGACGACGTTCCCGAGACGGTCGGGGTCCCGCTGCTCGCGGGGATCGTCGGCGCGATCGTCGCCAACGTCCGCCTCGGGGTGATCCCCGATCCGACGGCCGATCAGGGCACTCTCGCGAGTTTCGTCGCTCGACAGTTTGGCGGCGGGCCGACGCTCGCCGCCGGGATCGATCTCGGCACCGTCCTCATAACGATCGGAGTCGGGGCCTTGGCGTTCTACTGGGTTCGCGAGCGCGTCCGCGTCTCCGTCGAAAACGGCATCCGCTCGTTCCTGCTCGTCCTCGGCGGCATCGTCGCCTTCTCCTCGGGCGGCTCGCAGGTCGGGCTCGCGACCGGCCCCCTCGAGAACCTCTTTCGAGCCGAGCTCGGCCTGCCGGGAAGCCTCCTGCTCGCGATCGGCGCGGTCGGTATCCTCGCGGGGGCCTGGATGGGCGCGCCGCGGCTGTTGCAGGCGACCTCCCGGGAGTACGCCCAGCTCGGCGTGCGCCGATCGATCGCAGCGCTGGTGCCGGGCTTCATCATCGCCCAACTAGCGATCGCGCTCGGGATCCCCATCTCGCTGAACAACATCATCCTCTCGGGGGTCATCGGCGGCGGGCTGGCCGGCGGCTCAGCCGGCGTCTCGCGGCGCAAGATCGGCATCACGATAACCTTCTGGCTGGTGACGCTCGGGAGTTCGGTCGTCGTCGGCTACGGACTCTATCAACTGTTCGCGTGGGTCATCGGGAGCTGA
- a CDS encoding universal stress protein → MAVAPERNRMSAPDRVLVPTLGRPREDEALAYALETFPDAEITLLAVVTPLDAPLSEGGVLERSEDRTSQARASAEELLESVAGSIDSSDLTGSAAADRVRIETAEGRPGTVVPQYASEEGIDHVVIYGSRSRSTGFLRRFLGRGIAATVVERTARPVTVL, encoded by the coding sequence ATGGCCGTGGCTCCCGAACGGAACCGTATGTCCGCCCCCGATCGCGTCCTCGTCCCGACGCTCGGCCGTCCGCGGGAGGACGAGGCGCTCGCGTACGCCCTCGAGACGTTCCCCGACGCCGAGATCACGCTGCTCGCGGTCGTAACCCCGCTGGACGCGCCGCTCAGCGAGGGCGGCGTCTTGGAGCGAAGCGAGGACCGCACGTCGCAGGCTCGAGCCAGCGCCGAGGAGTTGCTCGAGTCGGTCGCCGGTTCCATCGACTCTTCCGATCTTACCGGTTCCGCGGCGGCGGACCGCGTCCGGATCGAGACGGCCGAGGGACGACCCGGCACCGTCGTCCCGCAGTACGCATCCGAGGAGGGAATCGATCACGTCGTCATCTACGGCTCCCGAAGCAGATCGACGGGGTTTCTCAGGCGGTTTCTCGGCCGCGGCATCGCCGCCACGGTGGTCGAACGCACCGCGCGACCGGTGACGGTGCTCTAG
- a CDS encoding ATP-dependent DNA helicase — protein MNIEELTGLPAGAVDHFRSDGIEELYPPQAEAVEAGATDGESLVAAVPTASGKTMIAALSMLSAVERGGKALYIVPLRALASEKKEEFEAYERFGVTTGVTTGNYESTSDWLSTKDIIVATSEKVDSLVRNGADWLSDLTCVVSDEVHLIDDRNRGPTLEVTLAKLRKLNPRMQVVALSATVGNADEIADWLDAALVDTDWRPIDLQMGVHYGNALNFDDGSTREVPVEGSEKQEAALVRDILREGGSSLVFVNSRRNAEAAARRLGGVSKHELTGEERDELAELADDIRDDSDTETSKDLAEAVERGSAFHHAGLSSTQRSIVEDAFRDRLLKVISATPTLAAGVNTPARRVIVRDWRRFDPSAGGMAPLDVLEVHQMMGRAGRPGLDPYGEAVLLAKSHEESEELFDRYVWADPEPVRSKLAAEPALRTHVLATIASGFARTRGGLLEFLEATLYASQSTEAGRLETVTDTVLAYLESNDFIERDGGSNSGGDDDGDDGDDAAGAFTSAADLAEESGRDESLEATSLGHTVSRLYLDPMSAATIVHGLERANERPTALGLYQLVSRTPDMYELYLRSGEDEKFGELYYEREAELLGDAPSEFEEERFEDWLSALKTGKLLEDWAAETDEEQLTDRYKIGPGDLRGKVDTAEWLLGAAESLAAEIDSEWTIAVREARARVEHGVGEELLELVSVGGVGRKRARRLYDAGIEEPADLRTADKGVVLRVLKGKKTAETILENAGREDPSMDGVEPAESGGGAPIGDSSGDADSDATTAESADPDDSQASLGDF, from the coding sequence ATGAATATCGAGGAGCTGACGGGGCTCCCGGCCGGTGCCGTCGACCACTTCCGGAGCGACGGCATCGAGGAGCTCTACCCGCCACAGGCCGAGGCGGTCGAGGCCGGCGCGACCGACGGCGAGAGCCTCGTGGCCGCGGTTCCCACCGCCAGCGGGAAGACGATGATCGCCGCGCTCTCGATGCTGTCGGCGGTCGAGCGCGGCGGGAAGGCGCTGTACATCGTCCCGCTGCGAGCGCTCGCCAGCGAGAAAAAAGAGGAGTTCGAAGCCTACGAGCGATTCGGCGTGACAACGGGTGTGACGACCGGCAACTACGAGAGCACCAGCGACTGGCTCTCGACGAAGGATATCATCGTCGCCACCAGCGAGAAGGTCGACTCGCTCGTGCGAAACGGGGCCGACTGGCTCTCGGATCTGACCTGCGTCGTCAGCGACGAGGTCCACCTCATCGACGACCGGAATCGGGGGCCGACGCTCGAGGTCACCCTCGCGAAGCTCCGAAAGCTCAATCCGCGCATGCAGGTCGTCGCGCTCTCGGCGACGGTCGGCAACGCCGACGAAATCGCCGACTGGCTCGACGCCGCGCTCGTGGACACCGACTGGCGGCCGATCGACCTCCAGATGGGCGTCCACTACGGCAACGCGCTGAACTTCGACGACGGCTCGACTCGTGAGGTGCCGGTCGAGGGCTCGGAGAAACAGGAGGCCGCGCTCGTCCGCGACATCCTGCGGGAGGGTGGCTCCTCGCTCGTGTTCGTCAACTCCCGCCGGAACGCCGAGGCCGCCGCGAGACGGCTGGGCGGCGTTTCGAAGCACGAACTGACCGGCGAGGAACGGGATGAGTTGGCCGAACTGGCCGACGACATCCGCGACGACAGCGACACCGAGACCAGCAAGGACCTGGCCGAGGCCGTCGAACGCGGCTCGGCCTTCCACCACGCCGGCCTCTCGAGCACCCAGCGGAGCATCGTCGAGGACGCCTTTCGCGACCGGCTCCTCAAGGTGATCTCGGCGACGCCGACGCTCGCAGCAGGGGTCAACACGCCCGCTCGACGGGTTATCGTCCGCGACTGGCGACGCTTCGACCCCAGCGCCGGCGGAATGGCACCCCTTGATGTCCTCGAGGTCCACCAGATGATGGGACGTGCGGGTCGGCCAGGGCTCGACCCCTACGGCGAGGCCGTCTTGCTCGCCAAGAGCCACGAGGAAAGCGAGGAGCTGTTCGACCGATACGTCTGGGCCGATCCCGAACCGGTGCGCTCGAAGCTGGCAGCTGAGCCCGCGCTGCGGACCCACGTCCTCGCGACCATCGCCTCCGGCTTCGCCCGAACGCGGGGTGGACTCCTCGAGTTCCTCGAAGCCACTCTCTACGCCAGCCAGTCGACCGAAGCCGGCCGGCTCGAGACGGTGACCGACACGGTGCTGGCGTACCTCGAGTCGAACGACTTTATCGAACGCGACGGTGGCAGTAACTCGGGCGGGGACGACGACGGCGACGACGGCGACGACGCAGCCGGCGCGTTCACCTCCGCGGCCGACCTCGCCGAGGAGAGTGGTCGGGACGAGTCGCTCGAGGCCACCAGTCTCGGCCACACCGTCTCCCGGCTCTACCTGGATCCGATGAGCGCCGCGACGATCGTCCACGGGCTCGAGCGGGCGAACGAGCGCCCGACCGCGCTTGGACTCTACCAGCTCGTTTCGCGGACGCCGGACATGTACGAGCTCTACCTCCGATCGGGCGAGGACGAGAAGTTCGGCGAACTCTACTACGAGCGCGAGGCCGAACTGCTGGGTGACGCGCCCAGCGAATTCGAGGAGGAGCGCTTCGAGGACTGGCTCTCCGCGCTCAAGACGGGGAAACTGCTCGAGGACTGGGCCGCGGAGACCGACGAGGAGCAGTTGACCGACCGGTACAAGATCGGCCCGGGCGACCTCCGCGGGAAGGTCGACACCGCCGAGTGGCTGCTCGGTGCGGCCGAGTCGCTCGCCGCGGAAATCGACAGCGAGTGGACCATCGCCGTCCGGGAGGCCCGCGCCCGCGTCGAACACGGCGTCGGCGAGGAGCTCCTCGAGCTCGTCTCGGTCGGCGGCGTCGGCCGGAAGCGCGCTCGACGGCTCTACGACGCGGGAATCGAGGAGCCCGCGGACCTGCGGACCGCGGACAAAGGCGTCGTTCTCCGCGTACTCAAGGGGAAGAAGACGGCCGAGACCATCCTCGAGAACGCCGGCCGAGAGGATCCCTCGATGGACGGCGTCGAGCCCGCCGAGTCGGGAGGTGGAGCGCCAATCGGTGACTCGAGCGGCGACGCGGACAGCGACGCGACGACGGCAGAGTCGGCGGATCCGGACGACAGTCAAGCGAGCCTGGGTGATTTCTGA
- the cgi121 gene encoding KEOPS complex subunit Cgi121, whose amino-acid sequence MELLECRLAIDDLDSFVTEIGAIGDRHGVTIQAFDSQYIADRPHLERAVELADRAIERGENVARDRAVEILLYAAGRRQIDRALEMGVGEGDNRAVVLVDGDAVDAEADALEALEELNAFVEREPTLESRDEETLCEFFGITDAERGATDAPLSALVGERVALLEVEK is encoded by the coding sequence ATGGAGCTACTCGAGTGCCGACTCGCGATTGACGATCTGGACTCGTTTGTAACCGAAATCGGCGCGATCGGGGATCGCCACGGCGTGACGATCCAAGCGTTCGATTCGCAGTATATCGCCGATCGTCCCCACCTCGAGCGGGCCGTCGAACTGGCCGATCGCGCCATCGAGCGCGGCGAGAACGTCGCCCGCGATCGCGCCGTCGAGATCCTGCTGTACGCCGCGGGCCGGCGGCAGATAGACCGGGCGCTCGAGATGGGCGTCGGCGAGGGAGACAATCGGGCAGTCGTCCTCGTCGATGGCGACGCCGTCGACGCGGAAGCGGACGCACTCGAGGCTCTCGAAGAACTGAACGCGTTCGTCGAACGGGAGCCGACGCTCGAGTCGCGAGACGAGGAGACGCTCTGTGAGTTCTTCGGAATTACTGACGCCGAACGCGGAGCCACCGACGCGCCGCTGTCGGCGCTGGTTGGCGAACGGGTCGCCCTGCTCGAAGTCGAGAAGTGA
- a CDS encoding NADH-dependent flavin oxidoreductase — protein sequence MATLEDPIEIGDLTISNRLYRAPLLECAGNGPDAVEALINDLEPAAASGVGLICQGATIVRGEGGCAAPGMTRVHDAEFVEGLARLTDRIHDHGSRIFIQLEHGGLRSMETWHAEYRREHPDLEQLAVSEPPWQLRLLDRLGFLEYDPHVLTTDEVYDLAADFGRTAARAADAGYDGIHLAGANMGIVQQFCSPFYNRRDDEFGGSPEARLEFLAVVHDEIRERAGDIPLMTKVPAETPAPPSPLVRRKLSLADGVEIARRLERIGYDAVVPVQTSVIWDMSIVRGEYPERAWANEALREEYDAAFGGSGRRRLVALANRVQSLQYNFEPAWNEDFCRRVRDQLSIPVLAEGGIRERGEIDRLLGSSEQSGAEGTDANDAPPACDIVGMARPFYAEPQLGARLLETESGDEGARVLCESCNNCTVPQATGAPGICRTPDVVRRRGELEREGAYERTEGD from the coding sequence ATGGCCACCCTCGAGGACCCAATCGAGATCGGCGATCTCACGATCTCCAACCGGCTCTACCGCGCGCCGCTGCTCGAGTGTGCAGGCAACGGCCCCGATGCGGTCGAGGCGTTGATCAACGACCTCGAGCCCGCGGCGGCGTCGGGCGTCGGACTCATCTGTCAGGGCGCGACGATCGTCCGCGGCGAGGGCGGCTGTGCCGCGCCGGGAATGACCCGCGTCCACGACGCTGAGTTCGTCGAGGGACTGGCGCGACTGACCGATCGGATCCACGACCACGGGAGCCGGATCTTCATCCAGCTCGAGCACGGCGGGCTCCGAAGTATGGAGACCTGGCACGCCGAGTATCGCCGGGAACATCCCGACCTCGAACAACTCGCCGTCTCGGAACCGCCGTGGCAGTTGCGGCTGCTCGATCGGCTGGGATTCCTCGAGTACGATCCGCACGTCCTCACGACTGACGAGGTGTACGATCTCGCCGCTGATTTCGGCCGCACGGCGGCTCGAGCCGCCGACGCCGGCTACGACGGGATTCACCTCGCCGGCGCGAACATGGGGATCGTCCAGCAGTTCTGCTCGCCCTTCTACAACCGACGGGACGACGAGTTCGGCGGCTCGCCCGAGGCCCGCCTCGAGTTCCTGGCGGTCGTCCACGACGAGATCCGCGAACGAGCGGGGGACATCCCCCTGATGACGAAGGTGCCGGCCGAGACGCCCGCGCCACCGTCGCCGCTCGTTCGGCGGAAACTCTCGCTCGCAGACGGGGTCGAAATCGCCCGCCGACTCGAGCGGATCGGCTACGACGCGGTCGTCCCGGTCCAGACGTCGGTCATCTGGGATATGAGTATCGTCCGCGGGGAGTACCCCGAGCGAGCGTGGGCCAACGAGGCGCTTCGCGAGGAGTACGACGCGGCCTTCGGCGGGTCAGGACGACGGCGGCTCGTCGCCCTGGCGAACCGCGTGCAGTCGCTCCAGTACAATTTCGAACCCGCGTGGAACGAGGACTTCTGTCGACGCGTGCGCGATCAACTATCGATTCCCGTGCTCGCAGAGGGCGGGATCCGCGAGCGGGGCGAGATTGATCGGTTGCTCGGCTCGAGCGAGCAGAGCGGGGCAGAAGGCACAGACGCCAACGACGCACCACCCGCCTGTGACATAGTCGGCATGGCGCGCCCCTTCTACGCCGAGCCTCAGTTAGGGGCGCGGCTGCTCGAGACCGAGTCGGGCGACGAGGGGGCGCGCGTGCTCTGTGAGAGCTGCAACAACTGTACGGTCCCGCAGGCGACGGGTGCCCCGGGAATCTGCCGGACGCCCGATGTCGTTCGGAGACGAGGGGAACTCGAGCGAGAGGGAGCCTACGAACGGACCGAGGGAGACTGA
- a CDS encoding rhodanese-like domain-containing protein, with amino-acid sequence MNRRTFLAVGGTAAIGGVAGCLGGGDGYATNTVNGIDVPLAPVKDVYEWYEDDEARIVDSRGRAQYDALRIADAVFSPAPNGTADDPVEEWSTDTQIVTYCRCPHHLSSQRAAALIDAGYEDTYAIDEGLDGWVNNDYPVAGSNVQAQRQRYEISGTTGSQYAGQDVMLEQVGVDRREAAPIADDGSYTLQLYFAGSTDSRFEVKAPDYTTEGTLAELTSDTVTA; translated from the coding sequence ATGAACCGACGGACGTTCCTCGCTGTTGGCGGGACAGCAGCGATCGGCGGAGTGGCTGGTTGTCTCGGTGGCGGCGATGGGTACGCGACGAACACGGTCAACGGTATTGACGTTCCGCTCGCACCGGTTAAGGATGTCTACGAGTGGTACGAAGACGACGAGGCACGGATCGTCGACTCGCGTGGGCGCGCCCAGTACGACGCACTCCGGATCGCGGATGCCGTCTTTTCGCCTGCACCGAACGGGACCGCTGATGACCCCGTCGAAGAGTGGTCGACTGACACGCAGATCGTCACCTACTGTCGCTGCCCACACCATCTCTCCTCCCAGCGCGCCGCCGCGCTGATCGATGCGGGGTACGAAGACACGTACGCGATCGATGAAGGACTCGACGGCTGGGTGAACAACGACTATCCAGTCGCCGGTTCCAACGTCCAAGCTCAGCGCCAGCGCTACGAGATCAGCGGAACGACAGGTTCCCAGTACGCCGGTCAGGATGTCATGCTCGAGCAAGTCGGCGTAGACCGTCGCGAAGCGGCACCGATCGCCGACGACGGCTCGTATACGCTGCAGCTCTACTTTGCGGGCTCGACCGACTCCCGGTTCGAAGTCAAAGCGCCCGACTACACGACCGAGGGAACGCTCGCGGAACTAACGAGCGACACCGTCACGGCCTGA
- a CDS encoding homing endonuclease associated repeat-containing protein → MTTEKECLEALQRAAEQLGESPTKAQYEELGLTPASATIMEILNGWNAAKERAGLETFDPCVTGGQPVQPKPDWVDIPDGVEWQELTGQQRWYYKNREERIERKDRRRAEIRQWLYSYKNRHCECVRCDEDRPPCLDFHHPDEKEHSIATMVANGHSRASIRKEIERCIVLCANCHRLEHHDSVLTA, encoded by the coding sequence GTGACGACGGAGAAGGAGTGTCTCGAGGCGCTGCAGCGGGCGGCTGAGCAACTTGGTGAGTCACCGACGAAGGCGCAGTACGAGGAGTTGGGGCTGACGCCGGCTTCTGCGACGATTATGGAAATATTGAACGGGTGGAACGCGGCGAAAGAGCGTGCGGGATTAGAGACCTTTGATCCGTGTGTGACGGGCGGACAGCCCGTTCAGCCGAAACCGGATTGGGTCGATATTCCGGATGGCGTCGAGTGGCAGGAACTGACGGGCCAACAGCGTTGGTATTACAAGAACCGAGAGGAACGCATCGAGCGAAAGGATCGTCGCCGGGCGGAGATCCGTCAGTGGCTCTATTCGTACAAGAATCGCCACTGCGAGTGTGTCCGGTGCGATGAAGATAGACCGCCTTGCTTGGATTTCCATCACCCAGACGAGAAAGAACACAGCATCGCGACGATGGTTGCCAATGGTCACTCGAGGGCGAGTATTCGCAAGGAGATCGAGCGCTGCATCGTCCTCTGTGCGAATTGTCATCGACTGGAACACCACGACTCAGTGCTGACCGCCTGA
- a CDS encoding IMP cyclohydrolase: protein MYVGRFVVVGPEVGAYRVSSRSFPNREITARDEALTVGPTEDAPETDNPYVSYNCLRVVETPTGETAAFGNGSHVDPIAEKLEVGYPARDALAESLLALDYEKDDYDTPRIAATIGGDGEALIGTVRKDALLVETVDEPTLVATYEKNGPEPIDLEAGSAEAAASEVYDLEFEHAVCAAGVARTDSGFETAIENGD, encoded by the coding sequence ATGTACGTCGGACGATTCGTCGTCGTCGGTCCCGAAGTCGGCGCGTACCGCGTCTCGTCGCGGTCGTTCCCGAACCGAGAGATAACCGCTCGAGACGAGGCGCTCACCGTCGGTCCCACCGAGGACGCCCCGGAAACGGACAACCCGTACGTCTCGTACAACTGTCTTCGAGTAGTCGAGACGCCGACGGGCGAGACGGCCGCCTTCGGCAACGGCTCGCACGTCGATCCGATCGCGGAGAAACTCGAGGTGGGCTATCCCGCCCGCGACGCGCTGGCGGAGAGCCTGCTGGCGCTGGACTACGAGAAGGATGACTACGACACGCCTCGAATCGCGGCGACGATCGGTGGCGACGGCGAGGCGCTGATCGGGACGGTTCGGAAAGACGCGCTGCTCGTCGAGACCGTCGACGAGCCGACGCTGGTTGCGACCTACGAGAAGAATGGCCCCGAACCGATCGATCTCGAGGCGGGGAGTGCCGAAGCGGCCGCGAGCGAGGTCTACGACCTCGAGTTCGAGCACGCGGTCTGTGCGGCCGGCGTGGCTCGGACCGATAGCGGGTTCGAGACGGCGATCGAGAACGGCGACTGA